In Listeria monocytogenes, the following proteins share a genomic window:
- a CDS encoding 16S rRNA (uracil(1498)-N(3))-methyltransferase, whose product MQRYFVTNELENDNDTLSITGENFHHIARVMRMKESDQVFIVFPSKKTCIAAITAINEEEVLLNLVKWLEEDTELPIEITIASGLPKGDKLELIIQKSTELGAHKFIPYKAERSVVKWDDKKVIKKIERLQKIAQEATEQSHRTVIPEVHYAASFKELMYDHVHYDYVIAAYEESAREGEDSALASLFQTMKPGQSVLCIFGPEGGISEKELLHLQEVNAKLAGLGPRILRTETAPLYVLSAASFYFDLYKNKNR is encoded by the coding sequence ATGCAGCGTTATTTCGTAACTAATGAGCTAGAAAATGATAACGATACACTAAGCATTACAGGAGAAAATTTCCATCATATTGCACGTGTAATGCGGATGAAAGAATCCGACCAAGTTTTCATTGTTTTCCCGAGCAAAAAAACATGCATCGCGGCTATTACGGCAATAAATGAAGAAGAGGTATTATTAAATCTAGTGAAATGGCTAGAAGAAGATACCGAATTGCCCATAGAAATCACTATTGCGAGCGGTCTACCGAAAGGCGACAAACTAGAACTCATCATTCAAAAAAGTACAGAACTCGGTGCACATAAATTCATCCCTTATAAAGCCGAACGTTCTGTGGTGAAATGGGATGATAAAAAAGTCATCAAAAAAATCGAGCGCCTTCAAAAAATTGCGCAAGAAGCGACTGAACAATCGCACCGAACTGTCATTCCAGAAGTTCATTATGCTGCTAGTTTCAAAGAATTAATGTATGACCATGTTCATTATGACTATGTTATCGCCGCCTATGAAGAGAGCGCCCGAGAAGGCGAGGATAGTGCGCTTGCTAGCTTATTTCAAACAATGAAGCCTGGACAGTCTGTTTTGTGTATTTTTGGACCAGAGGGTGGCATTAGTGAGAAAGAGCTATTGCATCTTCAAGAAGTGAACGCAAAACTTGCCGGACTTGGCCCAAGAATTTTAAGAACAGAAACTGCTCCGCTCTATGTATTATCAGCTGCTTCTTTCTATTTTGACCTTTACAAAAATAAAAATCGTTAA
- the dnaJ gene encoding molecular chaperone DnaJ, with protein MAKRDYYEVLGISKSASADEIKKAYRKLSKQYHPDINKEAGADEKFKEISEAYEALSDPQKRAQYDQYGHVDPNQGFGGGAGGGFGGGGFSGFEDIFDTFFGGGGRQQDPNAPRQGSDLQYTMRLKFKEAIFGKDAEIEIPREENCDTCHGSGAKPGTTPEKCSHCGGKGSINVEQNTPFGRVVNKRTCQYCNGTGKEIKEKCPTCHGKGRVTKTKKIKVKVPAGVNDGQQMRVSGEGEAGINGGPNGDLYVVFVVIPDEFFEREADDIYVEVPITFVQATLGDEIDVPTVHGKVRLKIPSGTQTGTTFRLRGKGVPHLRGNGTGDQHVIVKVIVPKKLDDKQKEILREFASTTGDKVDEQTSGFFDKMKRAFKGD; from the coding sequence ATGGCAAAACGAGATTACTATGAAGTGCTTGGTATTTCCAAAAGCGCCTCAGCGGACGAAATAAAAAAAGCTTACCGGAAACTGTCCAAACAGTATCATCCGGACATAAATAAAGAAGCAGGCGCTGATGAAAAATTCAAAGAAATATCAGAGGCTTATGAAGCATTAAGTGACCCACAAAAACGTGCGCAATATGATCAATATGGACACGTAGATCCAAACCAAGGCTTCGGCGGCGGTGCAGGTGGTGGCTTTGGCGGAGGCGGATTCTCCGGATTTGAAGACATCTTTGACACTTTCTTCGGTGGTGGTGGACGTCAACAAGATCCAAATGCCCCAAGACAAGGTAGCGATTTACAATATACAATGCGTCTTAAATTCAAAGAAGCGATTTTTGGTAAAGATGCAGAAATCGAAATTCCTCGTGAAGAAAACTGTGACACATGTCATGGATCCGGCGCAAAACCAGGAACTACACCTGAAAAATGTAGCCATTGTGGTGGTAAAGGATCTATTAACGTGGAACAAAATACCCCATTTGGTCGCGTAGTCAATAAACGCACATGTCAATACTGTAATGGTACTGGTAAAGAAATCAAAGAAAAATGTCCAACTTGTCACGGTAAAGGCCGCGTGACTAAAACGAAAAAAATCAAAGTGAAAGTTCCGGCTGGTGTGAATGATGGACAACAAATGCGCGTATCTGGCGAAGGGGAAGCTGGTATTAACGGCGGACCTAATGGCGATTTATATGTAGTATTCGTTGTGATTCCAGATGAGTTTTTCGAACGAGAAGCTGACGACATTTATGTAGAAGTGCCAATCACGTTCGTACAAGCTACTCTAGGTGACGAAATCGATGTACCAACTGTGCACGGTAAAGTTCGCCTCAAAATCCCTAGTGGTACACAAACAGGGACAACCTTCCGCTTACGTGGCAAAGGTGTTCCGCATCTTCGTGGAAACGGAACAGGCGATCAACACGTAATCGTCAAAGTAATCGTTCCGAAAAAACTAGATGATAAACAAAAAGAAATCTTACGAGAATTTGCTTCCACTACTGGAGACAAAGTAGACGAACAAACATCTGGATTTTTTGACAAAATGAAACGAGCTTTTAAAGGCGATTGA
- the prmA gene encoding 50S ribosomal protein L11 methyltransferase, giving the protein MEWSEVEVHTTNEAVEPVANVLTEFGAAGVSIEDVADFLREREDKFGEIYALKREDYPEDGVIIKAYFLKTSEFVEQIPEIEQTLKNLTTFDIPLGKFQFVVNDVDDEEWATAWKKYYHPVQITDRITIVPSWESYTPSANEIIIELDPGMAFGTGTHPTTQLCIRALSDYLQPGDEVIDVGTGSGVLSIASAKLGAKSILATDLDEIATRAAEENITLNKTEHIITVKQNNLLQDINKTNVDIVVANILAEVILLFPEDVYRALKPGGIFIASGIIEDKAKVVEEALKNAGLIIEKIEQQGDWVAIISKRGVE; this is encoded by the coding sequence ATGGAATGGTCAGAAGTAGAAGTCCATACAACAAACGAAGCAGTGGAGCCAGTTGCAAATGTTTTAACTGAATTTGGCGCAGCAGGAGTATCCATTGAAGATGTAGCTGATTTTTTACGCGAACGAGAAGATAAATTCGGTGAAATTTATGCATTAAAACGAGAAGATTATCCAGAAGATGGCGTTATCATCAAAGCTTACTTCTTAAAGACATCCGAATTTGTCGAGCAAATTCCAGAAATCGAACAAACATTGAAAAACCTTACAACATTTGATATTCCTCTTGGTAAATTTCAATTTGTTGTGAATGATGTAGACGATGAAGAATGGGCAACTGCTTGGAAAAAATACTATCATCCAGTTCAAATCACAGACCGTATCACGATTGTCCCAAGTTGGGAATCATACACACCCTCTGCTAACGAAATAATCATTGAGCTTGATCCAGGAATGGCTTTCGGTACAGGGACACACCCGACAACGCAACTTTGTATCCGCGCGCTAAGTGATTATTTACAACCAGGGGATGAAGTCATTGACGTTGGTACGGGTTCGGGTGTCTTAAGTATCGCCAGTGCTAAACTAGGAGCTAAATCTATTTTAGCAACAGACCTAGACGAAATTGCCACTCGTGCAGCAGAAGAAAATATTACTTTAAATAAAACTGAACACATTATTACTGTAAAACAAAATAATCTACTTCAAGATATTAACAAAACAAATGTAGATATTGTTGTCGCAAACATTTTAGCGGAAGTCATTTTACTTTTCCCAGAAGATGTTTATAGAGCACTCAAACCAGGTGGTATTTTCATTGCTTCAGGAATTATTGAAGATAAAGCAAAAGTAGTTGAAGAAGCACTTAAAAACGCTGGACTTATCATTGAAAAAATTGAGCAACAAGGAGACTGGGTTGCGATCATTTCCAAACGAGGAGTGGAGTAA